The following are encoded together in the Salinibacterium sp. UTAS2018 genome:
- a CDS encoding GNAT family N-acetyltransferase: MSITADTSLTNATQIRAATALDASSVFELLKQLGTEYAPDREAFDSAFAHAVDDGATTLMLVAAQSDGAVVGYAFATIAHLLHTNGCSAQLQELVVDSSVHNSGIGTRLVEAVEAVCLERGVRQLTVPSRGSANFFERIGYMSTADFLKRVFD; this comes from the coding sequence ATGAGTATTACCGCGGATACTTCGCTCACTAACGCGACGCAGATTCGGGCGGCGACCGCTCTCGACGCGTCTTCAGTATTTGAGCTTCTCAAACAGCTCGGCACTGAGTACGCGCCCGATCGGGAAGCCTTCGATTCCGCTTTCGCGCACGCCGTAGACGACGGGGCCACCACGCTTATGTTGGTGGCCGCCCAGTCGGACGGCGCAGTCGTGGGCTATGCCTTCGCGACAATCGCACATCTTCTTCATACCAACGGATGCTCCGCTCAATTGCAAGAGCTGGTAGTCGATAGCAGTGTGCACAATTCTGGAATCGGTACCCGCCTGGTAGAAGCCGTGGAGGCAGTGTGCCTCGAGCGTGGCGTACGCCAACTCACGGTGCCCAGCCGCGGTTCCGCCAACTTCTTCGAGCGCATCGGCTACATGTCGACCGCGGACTTCCTCAAACGCGTTTTCGACTAG
- a CDS encoding Nramp family divalent metal transporter — MRASPPEKRLLFLLGPAFVAAIAYVDPGNVAANLTAGAKYGYLLVWVLVVANVMAVLIQYLSAKLGLVTGKSLPELLGERLPRRRRLMFWAQAELVAAATDLAEVIGGAIALQILFGLPLPLGGLIMGVISTILLSVQSRRGQRPFEFVIIGLLAVITVGFVAGLFVSPLSLSELVGGLVPRFQGTETILLAASMLGATVMPHAIYLHSGLARDRHGASVDPARIPRLLRATRWDVAIALVIAGSVNIAMLLLAAASLRGVAGTNSIQGAHAAIVAALGPAVGIIFGIGLLASGLASTSVGSYAGSAIMAGLLHLRVPLLTRRVITLIPALIVLAIGFDPTSALVLSQVLLSLGIPFALIPLVAYTQNSTIMGEFANPRIVTWIAWLVTGLIVLLNVVLIVLVVAGGA, encoded by the coding sequence ATGCGGGCCTCGCCGCCAGAGAAACGCTTACTCTTCCTTCTGGGGCCAGCATTTGTTGCTGCAATCGCCTACGTTGACCCCGGCAACGTCGCCGCGAACCTCACAGCGGGTGCAAAGTACGGCTATCTGCTCGTATGGGTGCTCGTTGTGGCCAATGTTATGGCAGTGCTGATCCAATACCTGTCCGCAAAGTTGGGGCTGGTAACCGGCAAGAGTCTGCCCGAGCTCTTAGGCGAGAGACTCCCCCGGCGTAGGCGCCTGATGTTCTGGGCACAGGCCGAGCTCGTCGCCGCAGCGACAGATCTCGCCGAAGTAATCGGCGGTGCAATCGCCTTGCAGATTCTCTTCGGTCTTCCCCTCCCGCTGGGCGGGCTCATCATGGGGGTGATCTCCACCATCCTGCTCTCGGTACAGTCACGACGGGGGCAACGACCGTTCGAGTTCGTGATTATCGGACTTCTGGCGGTCATCACCGTTGGTTTTGTTGCCGGCCTTTTCGTAAGTCCGCTATCGCTGAGCGAACTTGTTGGAGGGCTGGTCCCGAGATTCCAAGGCACGGAGACAATCCTTTTGGCCGCCAGCATGCTCGGCGCGACCGTGATGCCACACGCCATCTACCTGCATTCGGGGCTGGCCCGTGACCGTCACGGAGCCAGCGTCGACCCGGCGCGAATACCTCGACTCCTCCGCGCAACTCGCTGGGATGTCGCGATCGCGCTCGTTATCGCTGGTTCAGTAAACATCGCGATGCTGCTCCTTGCCGCCGCTAGCCTCCGTGGAGTGGCCGGCACGAATAGCATCCAGGGGGCCCACGCTGCGATTGTGGCGGCACTCGGCCCGGCGGTGGGCATCATCTTCGGCATTGGCCTTCTCGCCTCCGGACTCGCCTCTACATCAGTGGGTAGTTACGCCGGCTCCGCGATCATGGCAGGTCTACTCCACCTTCGTGTCCCGCTGCTCACCCGCCGCGTCATAACGTTGATACCGGCTCTGATAGTTCTGGCGATCGGCTTCGACCCCACCAGCGCATTGGTGCTGAGTCAAGTGCTCTTGAGCCTCGGCATCCCATTTGCGCTAATCCCGCTTGTCGCCTACACGCAGAACAGTACGATCATGGGCGAATTCGCGAACCCACGTATCGTCACCTGGATCGCGTGGCTCGTCACGGGGCTTATCGTGCTGCTCAACGTAGTGCTGATTGTGCTTGTCGTCGCAGGTGGAGCGTAG
- a CDS encoding heme-copper oxidase subunit III, producing the protein MTTAALNRSLGAQSVQRPNTVAVGTIVWLGSEVMFFAGLFAIYFTLKSTSPGLWAEQTEKLNVPFATTITIILVLSSVTCQFGVFAAERMQVSRTGSLFDMRKWGMTEWFFMTYAMGAVFVTGQVWEYATLVSEHVSLSSDSYGSAFYITTGFHGLHVAGGLIAFLLVLGRGFAVKKFGHKEATTAIVVSYYWHFVDVVWIGLFLIIYVLK; encoded by the coding sequence GTGACCACAGCTGCCCTCAACCGCTCTCTTGGAGCCCAGTCTGTCCAGCGACCGAACACTGTTGCGGTCGGTACCATCGTTTGGCTTGGTAGCGAGGTGATGTTCTTCGCCGGCCTCTTCGCTATTTACTTCACGTTGAAGTCGACGTCCCCCGGTTTGTGGGCGGAACAGACCGAAAAGCTCAATGTGCCATTCGCGACGACCATCACGATCATCCTCGTGCTCTCGTCGGTGACCTGCCAGTTCGGTGTTTTCGCCGCTGAGCGCATGCAAGTGAGCCGCACCGGCTCGCTATTCGACATGCGCAAGTGGGGCATGACCGAGTGGTTCTTCATGACGTACGCCATGGGCGCCGTCTTCGTCACCGGCCAGGTCTGGGAGTACGCAACACTCGTCTCCGAGCACGTCAGCCTCTCGAGCGATTCCTACGGCTCGGCCTTCTACATCACCACCGGGTTCCACGGACTCCACGTCGCGGGTGGCCTCATCGCCTTCCTTCTCGTGCTCGGCCGCGGATTCGCCGTCAAGAAGTTCGGACACAAAGAGGCAACGACTGCAATCGTCGTCTCCTACTACTGGCACTTTGTCGACGTAGTGTGGATCGGCCTCTTCCTCATCATCTATGTGCTCAAATAA
- a CDS encoding c-type cytochrome, giving the protein MALKAARASGGSQSAGRRHPLATVALLLVGLLGTGGAYALFTSSATAETSASAEALVEDGGKLFAANCATCHGLNLQGTTQGPTLVGVGAAATDFQVGTGRMPMAITGPQAEVKPVQFTEEQVQALAVFVASKGPGPAIPADVYLTGDADVSNGAELFRVNCAMCHNVAGAGGALTEGKYAPHLSGVTSKHVYEAMLTGPQNMPVFNDTNLTPEEKADVITYLKYLDETPSVGGFTLGSLGPVSEGLFIWIFGLGAIVAITVWLTAKSN; this is encoded by the coding sequence ATGGCCTTAAAGGCAGCTCGCGCGTCAGGCGGATCTCAATCTGCTGGGCGACGCCATCCCCTTGCGACTGTAGCCCTCTTGCTCGTCGGGCTCTTGGGTACGGGCGGCGCGTATGCGCTGTTCACCTCGAGTGCAACAGCAGAGACCAGCGCATCCGCTGAAGCTCTCGTCGAAGACGGCGGAAAGCTCTTCGCCGCAAACTGTGCAACGTGTCACGGTCTGAACCTCCAAGGAACGACTCAGGGCCCCACGCTCGTCGGCGTGGGTGCGGCAGCAACTGACTTCCAAGTTGGTACCGGTCGCATGCCGATGGCAATCACCGGCCCGCAGGCTGAAGTCAAGCCCGTTCAGTTCACTGAAGAGCAGGTTCAGGCCCTCGCGGTTTTCGTTGCTTCCAAGGGCCCGGGTCCTGCAATCCCTGCTGACGTGTACCTCACGGGTGACGCAGATGTTTCCAACGGTGCCGAGCTCTTCCGCGTCAACTGCGCCATGTGCCACAACGTTGCTGGTGCTGGTGGAGCGTTGACCGAGGGCAAGTACGCACCGCACCTCTCCGGAGTCACTTCGAAGCACGTCTACGAGGCCATGCTTACCGGCCCGCAGAACATGCCGGTCTTCAACGACACCAACCTCACTCCCGAAGAGAAGGCCGACGTCATCACGTACCTCAAGTACCTCGATGAGACTCCTTCCGTGGGTGGATTCACGCTTGGATCACTCGGCCCCGTTTCTGAGGGTCTGTTCATCTGGATCTTCGGCCTTGGCGCGATCGTGGCAATCACGGTCTGGCTCACGGCTAAGTCAAACTAG
- the coxB gene encoding cytochrome c oxidase subunit II — MRSNRRIRWAAIPLALVTMLVLTGCTQEQLQGWLPGDPETTNHTSRIIGLWVTSWIVLLIVGVITWGLIIWAAVVYRRRRGQTGLPVQLRYNMPIEVFYTIVPLILVIGFFAFTARDQAAIEQVDANPDVTIEVIGKRWAWDFNYVDDNVYSAGVQADFNPDGTVDVDDLPQLVLPVDKKVEIKIESRDVIHSFWVVDFLYKKDMIPGKSNYMYFIPTKEGTYQGKCAELCGEYHSLMLFTVKVVSQAEYDEYIESQRDAGFEGQIGIEYNVNQNLPGNGSSDEE; from the coding sequence GTGCGCTCTAACCGCCGAATTCGATGGGCAGCGATCCCACTAGCTCTAGTTACGATGCTGGTGCTGACCGGCTGTACTCAAGAGCAGTTGCAGGGCTGGCTCCCGGGAGATCCCGAAACCACCAACCACACAAGTCGCATCATTGGCTTGTGGGTCACGTCTTGGATTGTGTTGCTCATTGTGGGTGTCATTACCTGGGGCCTCATCATCTGGGCTGCCGTCGTTTACCGACGTCGCCGTGGACAGACCGGCCTCCCGGTTCAGCTTCGGTACAACATGCCGATTGAAGTTTTCTACACGATCGTGCCCCTCATTTTGGTCATCGGATTCTTTGCGTTCACCGCGCGTGACCAGGCTGCCATCGAGCAGGTCGACGCAAACCCCGACGTCACCATCGAGGTCATCGGCAAGCGTTGGGCGTGGGACTTCAACTACGTTGACGACAACGTCTACAGTGCAGGCGTTCAAGCAGACTTCAATCCCGACGGCACTGTTGACGTCGACGACCTTCCTCAACTGGTTCTTCCCGTTGACAAGAAGGTCGAGATCAAGATTGAGTCTCGCGACGTCATCCACTCTTTCTGGGTGGTGGACTTCTTGTACAAGAAGGACATGATCCCCGGCAAGAGCAACTACATGTACTTCATTCCCACTAAGGAAGGCACGTACCAGGGCAAGTGCGCTGAGCTCTGTGGTGAGTACCACTCGCTCATGCTCTTCACGGTCAAGGTCGTGTCTCAGGCCGAGTACGACGAGTACATCGAGAGCCAGCGCGACGCCGGCTTCGAGGGTCAAATCGGAATTGAATACAACGTCAACCAGAACTTGCCCGGCAACGGCAGCAGCGACGAGGAATAG
- a CDS encoding iron-sulfur cluster assembly accessory protein, with amino-acid sequence MTDSAVEIDTHGVALTEAASNKVRSLMSQEGRDDLRLRLAVQPGGCSGLIYQLYFDERFLDGDVSRDFGEGVEVVVDKMSVPYLDGASIDFEDTIEKQGFTIDNPNAEGSCACGDSFH; translated from the coding sequence ATGACTGATTCCGCTGTTGAAATTGACACCCACGGTGTTGCACTGACGGAGGCTGCCTCGAACAAAGTTCGTAGCCTCATGTCGCAAGAGGGCCGCGATGACCTTCGTCTGCGTTTGGCTGTTCAGCCGGGCGGATGCTCAGGGCTCATCTATCAGCTCTACTTCGACGAGCGGTTCCTCGACGGAGACGTTAGCCGTGACTTCGGCGAGGGCGTTGAGGTCGTAGTCGACAAAATGAGTGTTCCGTACCTTGACGGTGCGAGCATCGATTTCGAGGACACGATTGAGAAGCAGGGTTTCACTATTGATAACCCGAACGCTGAAGGTAGCTGCGCCTGCGGCGACAGTTTCCACTAA
- a CDS encoding ubiquinol-cytochrome c reductase iron-sulfur subunit: MADDHGDTAGSTAAGKDVEQHGAPAHSAGTAVVASDEVPNPGFLPHRPRVTDLDPKVDKQQERRVSTLFVLSIVGSVLAVVAYFAFPIEPGNMQSVRNNTLFLGLGITLGLLGIGIGAVHWSKALMQGHDLVEQRHGTRGSEETRAKAIEVFTLGNKDSGFGRRTLLRNTLIGALVVTPLPAIVLFRDLAPAENPVGLLKHTFWEKGMRLTRDPSGTPIKASDLTIGSAFQVIPEGLNDSEHRIEEKAKAAVLLVRLKPEDLQVSEGREDWNYDGIVAYSKICTHVGCPVALYEQQTHHLLCPCHQSQFDITREAAVIFGPAKRPLPQLPITVDSEGYLIAKSDFEEPIGPSFWERKL, from the coding sequence ATGGCAGACGACCACGGCGACACCGCCGGCAGCACGGCTGCGGGTAAGGACGTCGAGCAGCACGGCGCTCCTGCACACAGTGCAGGCACCGCCGTCGTCGCAAGTGACGAGGTACCCAACCCGGGGTTCCTTCCTCATCGCCCCCGCGTCACGGACCTCGACCCCAAAGTCGACAAGCAGCAAGAGCGTCGCGTTTCGACGCTCTTCGTCCTGTCGATCGTCGGAAGCGTTCTCGCAGTAGTCGCCTACTTCGCGTTTCCGATTGAGCCGGGCAACATGCAGTCGGTGCGTAACAACACCTTGTTCCTTGGTCTGGGAATCACGCTTGGCCTTTTGGGAATCGGTATTGGTGCCGTTCACTGGTCCAAGGCGCTCATGCAGGGTCACGACCTTGTCGAACAGCGCCACGGAACACGCGGCAGCGAAGAAACTCGAGCCAAGGCTATTGAAGTGTTCACGCTGGGCAACAAGGACTCCGGCTTTGGGCGTCGTACGCTGCTGCGGAACACTCTCATCGGTGCCCTCGTCGTTACGCCCCTCCCCGCCATTGTGCTGTTCCGTGACTTGGCTCCCGCCGAGAACCCGGTGGGGCTGCTCAAGCACACCTTCTGGGAAAAGGGTATGCGCCTGACGCGCGACCCGAGCGGAACGCCGATCAAGGCATCTGACCTTACGATCGGTTCTGCCTTCCAAGTCATTCCCGAAGGGCTCAACGACTCCGAGCACCGCATCGAAGAGAAAGCAAAAGCCGCTGTTCTCCTCGTTCGTTTGAAGCCCGAAGACCTGCAGGTTTCTGAGGGACGCGAAGACTGGAACTACGACGGAATCGTCGCTTACTCCAAAATTTGCACCCACGTCGGATGCCCGGTTGCGCTCTACGAACAGCAGACACACCACTTGCTGTGCCCGTGCCACCAGTCGCAGTTCGACATCACCCGCGAAGCAGCCGTTATCTTTGGCCCTGCAAAGCGTCCACTTCCGCAATTGCCGATCACCGTCGACTCTGAGGGTTACCTCATCGCAAAGAGTGACTTCGAAGAACCCATCGGTCCAAGCTTCTGGGAGCGCAAGCTATGA
- a CDS encoding ubiquinol-cytochrome c reductase cytochrome b subunit: MTTTPTQDAQPKTRGQRFTGAAANYIDERTSISGLVKEVGRKIFPDHWSFMLGEVALYSFIVILLSGTFLTFFFEASMVEVHYEGPYAPLKGIEMSAAMASTLDISFDIRGGLLMRQVHHWAALLFVASIGLHMLRVYFTGAFRKPREINWFIGFVLFILAMAEGFTGYSLPDDLLSGNGLRIIDGMVKGIPVIGTWISYLLFGGEFPGVDIVSRLYILHIMLLPAIIIAAIGIHMLLLVINKHTQFAGPGRTNDNVVGSPVMPGFAAKAGGFFFIVFGVITLIASTFSINPVWVYGPYDPSPVSAGTQPDWYIGFADGALRLVPPGWETEWFGFTWSFNIIAPLVILGLFIAIVAFYPFIEAWITGDKREHHIADRPRNAPTRTAVGAAGVTFYAVLWAAASSDLLATHFKLSIEGVIHSCQALLIFGPIIAYFITKRVCLGLQKKDREIALHGYESGRIVRLPHGEYIEVHEQLSEYERWKLVSYTDYKPLMIRPDDQGRIGFGQRLRASASRWFFEDRIAPVSQQEIEQSKDEHH; encoded by the coding sequence ATGACAACCACCCCCACCCAGGACGCACAGCCCAAGACACGCGGACAGCGTTTCACCGGAGCTGCAGCGAACTACATTGACGAGCGCACCAGCATCTCAGGGCTCGTCAAAGAGGTAGGTCGCAAGATCTTCCCCGACCACTGGTCCTTCATGCTCGGTGAGGTAGCTCTTTACAGCTTCATCGTCATCCTGCTCTCAGGAACGTTCTTGACGTTCTTCTTCGAAGCATCGATGGTCGAAGTCCACTACGAGGGTCCTTACGCACCGCTCAAGGGAATCGAGATGTCGGCGGCTATGGCCTCCACACTCGATATTTCCTTCGACATCCGCGGTGGACTCCTCATGCGCCAGGTTCACCACTGGGCAGCGCTGCTGTTCGTGGCTTCCATCGGCCTGCACATGCTCCGCGTGTACTTCACGGGAGCATTCCGCAAGCCGCGTGAGATCAACTGGTTCATCGGCTTCGTGCTCTTCATCCTCGCGATGGCTGAAGGCTTCACCGGCTACTCGCTCCCCGATGACCTGCTCTCCGGTAACGGTCTGCGCATCATCGACGGAATGGTCAAGGGAATCCCGGTCATCGGAACCTGGATCTCCTACTTGTTGTTCGGTGGAGAGTTCCCCGGCGTTGACATCGTGAGCCGTCTTTACATCCTGCACATCATGTTGCTGCCAGCGATTATCATCGCTGCTATCGGTATCCACATGCTGCTGCTCGTGATCAACAAGCACACGCAGTTCGCTGGCCCCGGTCGCACCAACGACAATGTTGTGGGCTCACCCGTTATGCCTGGCTTCGCAGCCAAGGCCGGTGGATTCTTCTTCATCGTCTTCGGTGTCATTACGCTGATCGCATCGACGTTCTCGATCAACCCAGTCTGGGTCTACGGACCGTACGACCCCTCGCCGGTTTCTGCGGGTACTCAACCTGACTGGTACATCGGATTCGCCGACGGCGCCCTCCGACTCGTTCCACCAGGGTGGGAAACCGAGTGGTTCGGCTTCACGTGGTCCTTCAACATCATCGCTCCGCTGGTGATTCTGGGGCTGTTCATTGCGATCGTTGCCTTCTACCCCTTCATTGAGGCGTGGATCACCGGAGACAAGCGCGAACACCACATCGCTGACCGCCCGCGCAACGCTCCGACCCGTACCGCTGTCGGTGCTGCCGGTGTCACGTTCTACGCAGTCCTTTGGGCCGCCGCGAGCTCCGACCTCTTGGCAACGCATTTCAAGCTGTCGATCGAGGGAGTTATTCACTCCTGCCAGGCTCTGCTCATCTTCGGACCGATCATCGCGTACTTCATCACGAAGCGTGTCTGCCTCGGCCTGCAGAAGAAGGACCGCGAGATTGCCCTCCACGGGTACGAGTCGGGCCGAATCGTACGCTTGCCGCACGGCGAGTACATCGAGGTTCATGAGCAGCTCTCCGAGTATGAGCGGTGGAAGCTTGTCAGCTACACGGACTACAAGCCGTTGATGATCCGCCCGGATGACCAGGGACGGATCGGCTTCGGACAACGTCTGCGTGCTTCGGCTTCGCGTTGGTTCTTCGAAGACCGCATCGCTCCTGTGTCGCAACAGGAGATCGAGCAGTCAAAGGACGAGCACCACTAA
- the trpD gene encoding anthranilate phosphoribosyltransferase gives MSASPTWPEILSTLVSGKDLSISQASWAMNSVMVGEATSAQLAAMLIALRIKGETVDEIVGFRDAALASALPLPVDPMALDIVGTGGDPYGAVLNISSVASVIAAAGDVPVIKHGNRGASSKSGASDVLSALGLKLDLTPERVAEVLDEVGITFVYAALFHPGFAHAGPTRREMGIPTLFNILGPLCNPARPQASAVGVGSRERVSLLVGVFQTRGATALVYRGDDGIDKLTTTGHSHVWEVSRGSVTEHDLDPLELGIPRAPIEALLGKDPEYNAQVIRSILAGEKSPARDVVLLNAAAGLASFELAKDADESRRPLVQRLREQLERAEDLVDSGRASAKLDEWVAATNR, from the coding sequence ATGTCTGCATCCCCAACTTGGCCAGAAATCCTTTCAACGCTTGTTTCCGGCAAGGATTTGTCGATCAGCCAAGCGTCTTGGGCGATGAATTCTGTAATGGTCGGTGAAGCAACATCCGCTCAGTTGGCTGCCATGTTAATTGCGCTTCGTATCAAGGGCGAGACCGTTGACGAGATCGTGGGATTCCGTGACGCAGCCTTAGCTAGCGCTCTACCGTTGCCCGTCGATCCGATGGCGTTGGACATCGTCGGGACCGGCGGAGACCCGTACGGAGCGGTGCTGAACATCTCGTCAGTAGCGTCGGTTATCGCCGCGGCGGGGGACGTGCCCGTGATTAAGCACGGCAACCGCGGCGCCAGCAGCAAGAGCGGGGCATCCGACGTTCTCAGTGCTCTAGGCCTCAAACTTGACCTCACTCCGGAACGCGTTGCCGAAGTGTTGGATGAAGTGGGTATTACCTTTGTTTATGCTGCGCTCTTCCATCCCGGCTTCGCCCACGCCGGTCCGACCCGCCGGGAAATGGGCATTCCTACTCTCTTCAACATCCTCGGCCCGCTGTGCAACCCGGCGCGTCCGCAGGCTTCAGCCGTCGGCGTAGGAAGCCGCGAACGTGTGAGCCTGCTGGTAGGAGTGTTCCAAACGCGGGGCGCTACAGCTTTGGTTTATCGCGGCGACGATGGAATCGACAAGCTGACAACTACTGGCCACAGCCATGTCTGGGAAGTGTCGCGTGGGTCGGTGACCGAACACGACCTCGACCCGCTTGAGTTAGGCATTCCCCGCGCGCCGATCGAAGCGCTTTTAGGTAAGGACCCGGAGTACAACGCGCAAGTGATCCGGTCAATTTTGGCGGGGGAGAAGTCCCCTGCGCGCGACGTCGTCTTGCTCAACGCCGCTGCGGGCCTCGCGTCATTTGAACTCGCGAAGGATGCCGACGAAAGCCGGCGACCTCTCGTGCAGCGACTGCGCGAACAGCTTGAGCGCGCCGAAGACCTCGTCGACTCCGGGCGCGCGAGCGCCAAACTCGACGAATGGGTCGCCGCCACTAATCGCTAG
- the ctaD gene encoding cytochrome c oxidase subunit I: MSVERKGNVMVNWITSTDHKTIGYMYLITSFFYFLLGGVMALVIRAQLFEPGLSIVATGEQYNQLFTMHGTIMLLMFATPLFAGFANVLMPLQIGAPDVAFPRLNAFAYWLYSFGSLIAVAGFLTPQGAASFGWFAYAPLSSTTFSPGIGGNLWVFGLAMSGFGTILGAVNFITTIITMRAPGMTMFRMPIFTWNTLVTSLLILMAFPVLAAAMFGLGMDRVFDGHIYDPANGGVLLWQHLFWFFGHPEVYIIALPFFGIVSEVFPVFSRKPIFGYSTLIYATISIAALSVTVWAHHMYVTGSVLLPFFSLMTMLIAVPTGVKIFNWIGTMWRGSITFETPMLWAIGFLVTFTFGGLTGVILASPPLNFHVSDTYFVVAHFHYVVFGTVVFAMFSGFYFWWPKWTGKMLNESLGKIHFWLLFIGFHMTFLIQHWAGVVALPRRYRTYLEEDGVTWMNQVSTIGAFVLAISMIPFLYNVYVTARKAPKVTVNDPWGYGRSLEWATSCPPPRHNFTSIPRIRSESPAFDLNHPEAGIPVGIGPGKDAPDAPVYDLADEKVK, from the coding sequence ATGAGCGTCGAACGTAAGGGCAACGTCATGGTGAACTGGATCACCTCGACGGACCACAAAACTATTGGGTACATGTACCTGATCACGTCATTCTTCTACTTCCTTCTCGGCGGTGTAATGGCGCTGGTCATCCGTGCTCAGCTCTTTGAGCCGGGTCTTTCAATCGTCGCAACTGGTGAGCAGTACAACCAGTTGTTCACGATGCACGGCACGATCATGCTGCTGATGTTCGCTACGCCGCTGTTTGCTGGCTTCGCGAACGTTCTGATGCCGCTTCAGATCGGTGCTCCCGACGTCGCGTTCCCGCGTCTCAACGCTTTCGCCTACTGGCTCTACAGCTTCGGATCGCTGATCGCGGTCGCCGGATTCCTCACCCCTCAGGGCGCGGCATCATTCGGCTGGTTCGCGTACGCACCGCTGTCGAGCACCACGTTCTCACCCGGTATCGGTGGAAACCTCTGGGTCTTCGGTCTCGCGATGAGTGGTTTCGGAACCATTCTTGGTGCAGTGAACTTCATCACCACGATCATCACGATGCGTGCTCCGGGTATGACCATGTTCCGCATGCCGATCTTCACGTGGAATACCCTTGTGACCTCGCTGCTGATTCTCATGGCTTTCCCCGTTCTTGCGGCAGCGATGTTCGGCCTTGGCATGGACCGTGTATTCGACGGTCATATCTATGACCCAGCGAACGGCGGTGTTCTGCTCTGGCAGCATCTCTTCTGGTTCTTCGGCCACCCCGAGGTATACATCATCGCGCTTCCGTTCTTCGGAATCGTCTCTGAAGTATTCCCGGTCTTCAGCCGCAAGCCGATCTTCGGTTACAGCACCCTCATCTACGCGACGATCTCGATTGCTGCACTGTCAGTAACGGTGTGGGCTCACCACATGTACGTCACCGGTTCTGTTCTGCTTCCATTCTTCTCTCTGATGACGATGCTCATCGCGGTGCCAACGGGCGTGAAGATCTTCAACTGGATCGGTACGATGTGGCGCGGCTCGATCACGTTCGAAACCCCCATGCTGTGGGCTATCGGATTCCTCGTCACCTTCACCTTCGGTGGCCTCACGGGTGTTATTCTCGCCAGCCCGCCGCTCAACTTCCACGTATCGGACACCTACTTCGTTGTCGCTCACTTCCACTACGTGGTCTTCGGAACCGTCGTATTTGCAATGTTCAGCGGGTTCTACTTCTGGTGGCCCAAGTGGACCGGCAAGATGCTCAACGAGAGCTTGGGAAAGATCCACTTCTGGTTGCTGTTCATTGGCTTCCACATGACCTTCCTCATCCAGCACTGGGCCGGTGTCGTCGCTCTTCCGCGTCGGTACCGCACCTACCTGGAAGAGGATGGCGTGACGTGGATGAACCAGGTCTCAACGATCGGCGCATTCGTGCTGGCAATTTCGATGATTCCGTTCCTCTACAACGTCTACGTCACGGCCCGCAAGGCGCCCAAGGTAACTGTCAATGACCCGTGGGGCTACGGTCGCTCGCTCGAGTGGGCCACAAGTTGCCCGCCGCCGCGGCACAACTTCACGTCGATCCCTCGGATCCGTTCGGAATCCCCGGCTTTCGACCTGAATCACCCCGAAGCGGGTATTCCCGTAGGCATCGGTCCAGGCAAGGATGCGCCCGACGCTCCGGTCTACGACCTTGCAGATGAAAAGGTGAAGTAA
- a CDS encoding cytochrome c oxidase subunit 4, with protein sequence MNANVKLYWILTVFFLFLSALYTVWSLLDAAHQRIEWVGTITLLLSGMLWALIAFYLDKVHKAQGAELAEDRMDANIEDGDAEQGHFSPWSWWPIILAGAASLIFLGVAIGPWIAFIGAGILVVSLVGWTYEYYRGYFAH encoded by the coding sequence ATGAATGCGAACGTCAAGCTCTACTGGATTCTCACGGTCTTCTTCCTCTTCCTCTCGGCGCTCTACACCGTCTGGTCTCTCCTCGATGCTGCTCACCAGCGCATTGAGTGGGTAGGTACGATCACCCTGCTATTGAGCGGTATGCTCTGGGCACTGATCGCGTTCTATCTCGATAAGGTTCACAAGGCACAGGGTGCTGAGTTGGCCGAAGACCGTATGGACGCCAACATCGAAGACGGTGACGCGGAGCAGGGGCACTTTAGCCCCTGGAGCTGGTGGCCCATTATTCTGGCCGGTGCCGCTTCGCTCATTTTTCTTGGTGTAGCTATTGGTCCTTGGATCGCATTCATCGGCGCAGGAATTCTCGTCGTTAGCCTCGTAGGGTGGACGTATGAGTATTACCGCGGATACTTCGCTCACTAA